In Falco cherrug isolate bFalChe1 chromosome 2, bFalChe1.pri, whole genome shotgun sequence, the following are encoded in one genomic region:
- the CFAP298 gene encoding cilia- and flagella-associated protein 298 has product MVRLHVKRCNESQFLLEAAGSTRLADLVPLVARIYNGRLKVQRLCSEMEELAEHGVFLPYNMQGLTDEQIEELKLKDEWAEKCVPSGGSVFKKDEIGRRNGHAPNEKMQQVIKKTIEEAKALVSRKQVQANVCVNMEMVKDALDQLRGAVMIVYPMGLPPHDPVRMEIEDREDLSGTHAGLEVIPESEAQLWWAGKELKETKLLSDYVGKNEKTTIIVKIQKKGQGAPGREPLISHEEQKQMMLYYYKKQEELKKLEEDDDDSYLNAEWADSHALKRQFHGVKDIKWGPR; this is encoded by the exons ATGGTCCGGCTACACGTGAAGCGCTGCAACGAGAGCCAGTTCCTGCTGGAGGCGGCCGGCAGCACCCGCCTCGCCGACCTGGTCCCCCTCGTCGCCCGCATCTACAACGGGAGGCTGAAGGTGCAGCGCCTCTGCTCAG AGAtggaggagctggcagagcatggTGTTTTCTTGCCTTATAATATGCAAGGACTGACAGATGAGCAAATCGAAGAACTGAAGTTAAAGGATGAGTGGGCAGAAAAGTGTGTACCAAGTGGTGGAAGTGTCTTCAAAAAGGATGAAATTGGGCGAAGAAATGGACATG ctccaaatgaaaaaatgcagcaagttATAAAGAAGACAATAGAGGAAGCCAAGGCATTAGTCTCTAGG aaacaagTTCAGGCCAATGTGTGTGTTAATATGGAGATGGTGAAAGATGCATTGGACCAGCTCCGAGGGGCTGTAATGATTGTGTATCCAATGGGATTGCCTCCACATGATCCAGTTAGGATGGAGATTGAAGACAGAGAAGACTTGTCTGGAACTCAT GCTGGACTTGAAGTTATACCAGAATCAGAAGCACAATTGTGGTGGGCAGGAAAGGAGTTGAAAGAGACAAAGTTGCTCTCCGACTATGTaggcaaaaatgagaaaacaaccATCATTGTCAAGATACAGAAA aaaggaCAAGGAGCTCCAGGGCGTGAACCTCTGATTAGTCATGAAGAGCAAAAACAGATGATGCTGTATTACTACAAAAAGCAGGAGGAACTTAAG AAACTAGAAGAGGATGACGATGACTCATATCTAAATGCTGAGTGGGCAGACAGCCATGCTCTGAAAAGGCAATTTCATGGTGTAAAAGACATCAAATGGGGTCCAAGATGA